The DNA region GATCTGGCTCGACCGCGGCGAGACCCGCCGGATCGACCAGGGCTTCTCCAGCTTCGAGGCGTGGCGCGACGCCTTCTTCGAGGAGGAGGAGCGGGACCAGCACAAGCTCGACCGCAAGATCGCCGCCGAGGAGCACTGGCTGCGCTACGGGGTCACGGCGCGGCGCAAGCGCAACGTCCGCCGGCTCGGCAACCTGCACGAGCTGCGCCAGAACCGCCGCGAGGTGCGTCGCCCGGTGGGCAGCGTCAGCATGCAGGCCTCCGACGCGGAATCCTCCGGGAGCCTCGTCGTCGAGGCCCGCGACATCGCGAAGAGCTACGGTGAGCGCAAGATCGTCGACGGGCTGTCCCTGCGGGTCATGCGGGGGGACCGGCTCGGCATCGTCGGGGCGAACGGCGCGGGCAAGAGTACCCTGATCAACCTGCTGATGGGCCGGCTCGCGCCGGATGCCGGGCAGGTCGTGCTCGGCACCAACCTGCTGCCGGTGGTGCTCGATCAGGCCCGCGCCGTGCTGGAGCCCGGGATGACCGTCACCGACGTCCTGACCGGCGGCCGCGGCGACAGCGTCACGGTGAACGGCCAGAGCCGCCACGTGATCGGCTACCTCAAGGACTTCCTGTTCACGCCCGAGCAGGCGCGCACGCCGGTCTCGGTGCTGTCCGGCGGCGAGCGCAACCGGCTGCTGATCGCCCGGGCCCTGGCCCAGCCGGCCAACCTCCTCGTCCTCGACGAGCCCACGAACGACCTCGACCTCGAGACGCTCGACCTGCTCCAGGAGATGCTGGGCGACTACCAGGGCACGCTGATCCTGGTGAGCCACGACCGCGACTTCCTCGACCGCGTGGCCGGCAGCGTGCTGGTCTCGGAGGGCGCCGGCCGCTGGGTCGAGTATGCCGGCGGCTACAGCGACATGCTGGTCCAGCGCGGCCAGGGCGTCGAGGCGCGGACCGTCGCTCAGAAGACGAAGGAGCCGCGCGAGCGCGCCGCCGCGCCGGCCGCCCCGCCGTCGGGCAAGCCCAAGCTCGGCTTCAAGGACCAGCACGAATTGAAGACCCTGCCGGCCCGCATCGAGAAGCTGGAGGCGGCGATCGCCCAGCTCCGGACGATCCTGGCCGACCCCGAGCTCTACGCCCGCGACCCGGCCCGGTTCGACAAGGCCTCGACCATGCTGGCCCAGGCCGAGACCGAGCTGTCGCTGGCCGAGGACCGCTGGCTGGAACTGGAGATGCTTCAGGCGGGGTGACCGCCGCCGCATCGCGCCGCGAGACGTACCGGACCGGAGACCGCATGACCGCCTATCAGACCCTCGAACAGCGTTTCGCCCGGCTCGCCGCCCTCGAGGGCGCGGCCGGGATCCTCGGCTGGGACGCGCAGACCCTGATGCCCGACGGCGCCGCCGAGGCCCGCGGAGACCAGCTCGCGATCCTGCGCGGGCTCGCCCACGGGATGCTCACCGCCCCCGAGGCCGCCGAGGAGCTGGCGGCGGCGGAGCAGGGCGGGGGCCTCGAACCCTGGCCCGCCGCCAACCTGCGGGAGATGCGCCGCGCCCAGGCCCACGCCACCGCGGTCCCGCGCGACCTCGTCGAGGCCAGCTCCCGCGCCGTGTCCCGCTCGGAGATGGTCTGGCGCGAGGCGCGGCGCGACGCAGACTTCGGCCGCCTGGAACCCCACCTCGCCGAGGTGCTGCGGCTCCAGCGGGAGATCGGCCAG from Methylobacterium sp. NMS14P includes:
- a CDS encoding ATP-binding cassette domain-containing protein, which translates into the protein MAAPPLLTLQDVALTFGGTPLITSASLAIAPGERTCLVGRNGSGKSTLMKIAAGLAEPDRGRRFVQPGTTIRYLAQEPDFTGFATTLDFVEAGLPPGESTHRAHYLLESLGLTGAEDPSKLSGGEGRRTALAQALAPEPDVLLLDEPTNHLDLPAIEWLETELKGTRAALVLISHDRRFLSALSRATIWLDRGETRRIDQGFSSFEAWRDAFFEEEERDQHKLDRKIAAEEHWLRYGVTARRKRNVRRLGNLHELRQNRREVRRPVGSVSMQASDAESSGSLVVEARDIAKSYGERKIVDGLSLRVMRGDRLGIVGANGAGKSTLINLLMGRLAPDAGQVVLGTNLLPVVLDQARAVLEPGMTVTDVLTGGRGDSVTVNGQSRHVIGYLKDFLFTPEQARTPVSVLSGGERNRLLIARALAQPANLLVLDEPTNDLDLETLDLLQEMLGDYQGTLILVSHDRDFLDRVAGSVLVSEGAGRWVEYAGGYSDMLVQRGQGVEARTVAQKTKEPRERAAAPAAPPSGKPKLGFKDQHELKTLPARIEKLEAAIAQLRTILADPELYARDPARFDKASTMLAQAETELSLAEDRWLELEMLQAG